The segment AAGATACTCAACTAGGCATTGGTGGGTACATTTgcttctaagggcctgatcctgggatttcaatgggagctgagggtgtcCAACTCTGAGTTGAGAAGAGGCATTTCAAGGAATAGAATTATACTCTGTTAATGTGTCAATCTCAAGTGGAATGGAGTTCCCCAGGGAAGGATTTATGCATTCAACTGCTTGTCTTCTGTCTCTGTTGGCTCAATGACCATCACCACTTTGGCATTCAGGTTCCTTCGACTAAAATGCTAATAGAATCATTGTCCATTTCAGAGTTCACAATGAAGCTGGTGCCAAACCTCCTCCTTTGCTTGCTGCTGGTGGTGAAACTGTATCACACTGAAACAGCAGATGATGAAGAACCACAGCCACCTAAAGGGCCTTGTGCAAACTGGATGGGAGGAGCACCAGGCTATCCAGGCCACAACGGTCTCCCTGGCAGAGATGGAAAGGATGGGAAAGACGGGCAAAAGGGAGAGAATGGAGAGCCAGGTCTGCGTGAGGCTTTAATATTCTATACCATTTCAATCAAACATGACCTGATTTCTGTGGGAAGGAAGCCTCAGTAGGTACAGGATTCAAAGTTcatggaggtcaatggaaagatttccaatgacttccatgggctttgaatcaggcctaaAATTCTCAGAGCTATTTGGAGGTAAATGTGTCATCCCGTATTTAGCAAATGAGAGCACAAGGCACAGAATGTGTATATAGATGAGGGGACAAATATATGCTTTGGCTGGAAAGTTCTGAAATGTTAAGAGCCAGGTAACCATTTAGAGGAAGAATTTTCCTGGCTTCTTCCCTATAAAGAAACCACTGATTCTGTGTAATTACCTGCTCCTGTTGGTGTCAGAGTGTTAAATGAATGTTTAAGGACTtgattgttgtttttatttcaatgCAGTGTATAGTTATTTTGCAATACGGAGAAAGCTGGTCAAATTTGCCAATATTTGTTTGTATTTGAAGTCACTGTATTATTCAGTGGCATCAGATATCAACATTACCAGCATTTCCATTTTAAGCAACTATTTTATGTCATTTATAAAATGTAGCTCTCACCTGAAATTTGGCTTAGGAGGTCTCTTCTCAAACAGCTGAAATAATTTTTGAGTTATGGTTGGTTAACTTTTTGGTTAGCTTTGGTTTTTTTAGGTGAAAAACTTCAGTTTATGCTTTTGAGGATtctagaaataaaatgaaaaatgacaaTTATTTCATTTCTGTGCACGTGCATTAACATTTCTAACAGCTATCACTAATTCAAATCTTTGGATCAATATCTGCTTACAAAATAaactgggaaaaatcagaactgtgGGAACTCTCCTGGTTGGCAGCTAATGGGGCTTTCTCTCAATGGAATTTCCATAGGCAAATTGATGCAAGTGAGTACCTAGGTATAAAAGTACCAAGAAATATTAACAAACTAGTGAAAATAAATTTAGATTCTGTACTCTTCCAAATAGTTAGTGATATAAATAGGGGCCATCATTCATCCCTCAGGCTGTGAGGAAGGGTTCacagaataaaaatgtatatCCTGCCTAAGCTCCTCTATAGTTAAAGGGTATGGCTGTACtgtctgggctctaggaccctgcaatgtgggagggtcccagagcctggacaATGAAACAactccacagcccaagccccacgagcttgagtcagctggcattggccagccgtgggtgtctaattgcagatGACATACCCTAAGCAGTATACCTGTATATATCCCTCTGACTTATCTGTGTATATCCACCCAACTTATTTTAGAAAATTTAATAGCATTATTAGAGCCTTCCTGTGAGTCTCTGATCAGTAACCATGACTACCACCTCCAAACCTTAAAGCCAAGGGGGTTTGGTCCCCCAGACTTACAAAATTAATATTATGCTTTTATCAtagaaaatggggggggggggggaagaaatggcagatgaaatcaaTGTtgattaaatgcaaagtaatgcacagtggaaaacatcATCCTAACTATctatacaaaatgatggaatctaaattagctgttaccactcaaagagatcttggaatcatcatggatagttcactgaaaaatttgctcaatgtgcagcagcagtcaaaaaagctaatggaatgttaggaaccattaggaaagggatagataataagacagaaaatatcataatgccactttataaatccatgggacacccacaccttgaatactgggtgcagttctggtcaccgcatctcaaaaaagatatatgagaataggaaaaagtacagagaggaggaacaaaaatgattaggaatatggagcagcttccatttaagGAGAAATTTAAAAGACTGTTCAGCTTCGCaaagagaagactgatgggggatatgatagagatctataaaatcatgaatggtgtagagaaagtgaataaggaaatgttatttacccattcacataacacacaaaccaagggtcactcaattaaattaataagcagcaggtttaaaacaaaaggaagtgcttcaTTATATAATGtgcagtcaatctgtggaacacattgccaggagatgttgtgaaggccaaaagtataacttttttaaaaaaagaattacataacttcatggaggataggtccatcaatggctattagccaggagggtgagggacacaaccccatgctctagatGTCCTGAAACCTATGACttacagaagctgggactggctgatagggaatggatcacttgataaattgcccagttctgttactttcctctgaaacatctggcatgggctatggtcagaagacaggatactgagctagatgaaccattgatctgaccGAGCATgaccattctgatgttcttatgtcACAGATGCCAAAATGGTTCAGCATGTCAACTCCCTTATACTCACGTGGGTGGAAACTGAACAGGTATTAATGCACCTAATTCCCCCGCAGGTCTCCTCTTTTTGtctgatggaaaaaaaataaggtgCCTACAGCGGTGGCTGCATGAAGGGTCAGGGCTATCCTAGCTAAGAAGTTCCAATTTGCCATCATGCAAAAGCACCTATTTGGGACAAATTGGGAACAAACCTACAATTTGGAAGTACTAGCTGAAGAGGGGCATCATATGGATTTCCGAATTAGTCAGCTATGagggctttgtcccttttctaACACTAAAACAAAGTTATGATCTGCCAACCTCAGCGGCGTGGCAGTACTTTCAGTTCAGACATTTGCTAATGTATCAATTTGGTTCAGATGACCTGGACTGCCCGAGGTCCAGAAGTACTGGCAAGTACTTAAAAACGCTCCAAAAACTCCTCAGGCCCATGTCCATTATGCATACTTTGTTAACAAAGAGGAACTTGATTAGTCTGGAGTTCTTTGTGAAAGTGTGGGAAGGGAATTTAACACTGCCCTTAAAAGAACCCCAATGGCAGAGcatattacaaaaaattaaaaatgcttcagTGGATTGCAGGCTACCCTTGCTGCAACAAAacaccacaggtttcagagtaacagccgtgttagtctgtattcgcaaaaagaaaaggagtacttgtggcaccttagagactaaccaatttatttgagcataagctttcgtgagctacagctcacttcatcggatgcatactgtggaaagtgtagaagatctttttatatacacacaaagcatgaaaaaatacctcctcccaccccactctcctgctggtaatagcttatctaaagtgaccactctccttacaatgtgtatgataatcaaggtgggccatttccagcacaaatccagggtttaacaagaatgcctggggtgggggtgggggtgggggggaggaaaaaacaaggggaaataggttaccttgcataatgacttagtcactcccagtctctattcaagcctaagttaattgtatcaaatttgcaaatgaattccaattcaacagtttttcgctggagtctggatttgaagtttttttgttgtaatatcacaactttcatgtctgtaatcgcgtgaccagagagattgaagtgttctcccactggtttatgaatgttataattcttgacatctgatttgtgtccatttattcttttatatagagtttgtccagtttgaccaatgtacatggcagaggggcattgttggcacatgatggcatatatcacattggtggatgtgcaggtgaacgagcctctgatagtgtggctgatgtgattaggccctgtgatggtgtcccctgaatagatatgtgggcacagttggcaacgggctttgttgcaaggataggttcctgggttagtgcctatttccccttgttttttcctaccccgccccccaccctcagatgttcttgttaaaccctggatttgtgctggaaatggcccaccttgattatcatacacattgtaaggagagtggtcactttagataagctattaccagcaggaaagtggggtgggaggaggtattttttcatgctttgtgtgtatataaaaagatcttctacactttccacagtatgcatccgatgaagtgagctgtagctcacgaaagcttatgctcaaataaattggttagtctctaaggtgccacaagtactccttttctttttgcgaaaacaccACAGAGGTTGCAAAAGGCTATATCCCCGGATGTTTGTGGGTGCTGTAACAAAGAAAAAGGAACTCTGATGCATACGCAATGGGACTGTCCAAAAGTGAGGCAACTGTGAAAAGAGGCGGCCACAAGTGTTAAAATAATGTCCAGCTTCAGCTGAAAATGATATCCTAGGTTATTTATCTGCTAAGCTGGGTTTAACTGTGCCATAAAGACGTTGGATTTTGGGGGCAGCAGTGATCATCAAAtccatgattttacaaaaatggaagaaTAGGCTTATGCCCAACATAAAGCAGTGGTGTTTGGACCTGTCTGAGTTAGCAGCCAAAGAAAGAATAGCGTATGGCCGTAGAGAGCAATTATATTGATTTGAAAAAATGTGGACCCCCCCACCTTTTTGGATAAAAAAGTTGAGATGGCTCAAAGAATGGCAGACCTTCATTCCACTTAATCCCTCCTCTCCTGTGTGCCCTGCGCTCAGCTGgtctgctccttccctctccctatTTATGCTTGGCGTCTCCTGTTTTATTACTGTTACCCCCACCCTAACACATTATGTCTATGCAGTATTGTCTGGTCAGATCTTGCAGCTTTGACAGCTTGTAAAACTGTGTAATTCCATCATTCTGTTGGAGATCCCATGAAGCATGTAGTATTTGGAAACATACACTAGCTGTAAGTCATTCCCTTTTAGTCcttttcattgtctgtttctttatgaaaatcagTAAAATAATCATAAAAATTATAACTGCAAAAACTTCAAAGTGGATTTTATGATAGGGCCAAAAGTGTGCCATATATGTCAATGCAGGGTGCAAATGATAGTCCCAAAGAGCACCAAGGGACCATTGCAGCCGTATCCACTGCAACCAGAGGAAACGGCTCAATAAAGCTAAGCATCAGATTTGAAATAGCTACACTCCCTTGAAGTATGGGTGTGAATTCCAGCAGGGTTGAGTCAACCCTTTGTCCTTCTGAGATAAATTGAGCTccatgctggatttttttttatggaagtCTTTTGAATAAGGATTTAAAATCTCATGGGCCTGTTTTCAATAGGCATTAGTGAGCCTATTAAATATCGCCCAACTGGCCACTGGCCAACATCTCCCACTGTTCTCAAACAGGAACTGAGTTTACAGAACTATCATATCAGCACATATGCTGATGTGAGTCTGATTTGGTTTATTGTTGGAAATTCCCAACACGATCACTCTAAACCATGGACGCCAGGTTTGTATAATCCTTGGTGGTGgccagaatgggtccaagcagagccatcccatccataGGACAGACCAGGGCAACTGCCCCGGGCCCTGCGCTTTGAGGGGCCCCATGCATCAGGGGGATGTGGGAtccagggtggcctggggagTAAGCGGGGGAGCTCATGCTGGCAGCAGCAAGCAACCCGCCCCAGCCCGCCCCGCTCCGTCGGCTCCCAGcgtcgctcgggggagggggcggaagccagaaagaggtggggcaggggtggaggcttgggggaatgggggagggtcggaggagcaggggtgggaagagatggggcagggatgggggattgagggaaggggtggaatggagccggggtgggggcggagcaggggtgggtagAGGTGGGatggagcagagtggggcaggctggggccaggccctCGCTGACCCCCCAGGCCGCCCTGGACCCAAGTCCTGCTGAAGCATGCGGCCCCTCAAAGCGCGGAgcctggggcagttgccccagtcCGTCCTATGGACAGGAGggctctgaaaatataagcccaaacattggtggagccgggcccatgttcctgaatattggtggaccacgggcccatataactcgccaccTGTGCTCTAATCAAAATAACTTTCCCCGTAGGTGAGCCAGGCCCCAAAGGGGATACTGGAGAGGGAGGAGCTCCTGGCATTGAAGGCCCAAGAGGATTTCCAGGAATCCCAGGGATgaaaggggagaagggagaaggtGCTTACATTTACCAATCTGCCTTCAGCGTTGGGCTCACAAGCAGAGCCCCAGTCCCCAACATTCCCATCAGATTCACAAAAATCTTCTACAACGAACAAAATCACTACGATGAAACCACGGGGAAGTTCCACTGCAGCCTCCCAGGCCTGTACTATTTTGCGTACCACCTCACTGTGTATATAACAGATGTGAAAGTCAGTCTGTACAAGAAGGACAAGGCAGTGCTATTCACCTATGATCAGTTCCAGAAAAACAATGTTGACCAAGCTTCTGGGTCTGTTTTGCTTCACCTGAGTGCTGGAGAAGAAGTTTGGCTTCAAGTGtatggagaagaagaaaaagaaaacaatggagTCTATGCTGATAATATCAATGATTCTACTTTCACAGGTTTCCTCCTTTATCCAGACGTGGATCTTCATTAAAGTGTGAATCCAGTACatgagggaggagaggaaggattagCCAAGGAATTGATTTGGGAACACTCTAGGTTTTCCTAAGCACTATTTCCACATTGTGGTTACTGGAAAACACAGTGTTTTGTAGGGCTTTAGACTAGGTATTATAATCaccatggatgaaatcctggccccattgaaatcaatgggagtttttccattgacttcagtggggccataaTTTCACCCCACATCGCCACTTCTGCCCTCTTTCCAAATTCTGAGCCCAAATATCAACATATTAATGAAAGAAATAGACAGAGCTAACATAGTGCCTAGTCCACTGGGGTCCTGTTCCATGACAGAGGCTCCCAAGTGCTAtgataattcaaataataaatataatcatAAATAATACAGCtccttgaaatatttttgaaattcataattttgacaaaaaattatcaaaattttgaatgtcaatgacaaaattcacaatttagagctggctgaaatttttcaaaatgttggtgaatttttcagtcaaaatttcaaatttttaccAAAATAAGGAACAAAGTATTTCATGAAAATTATATGAAACTTGTTCCTGTTTTGCACCCAGCTCCAGTAAACACAACCCACTGGCATTGTAATCCTGCAATTTACTCAGGCCTTCTAACTCCTCCCATTGTTTAGTGTTTTTCCTAGTAACGTTATGTctaatttagattgcaagctctgtgGGCAAGTGTTGTGTCTTTTTATTTATCTGTAAAGCATTACATACACCTATCACACTACATAAAGAACCA is part of the Chelonia mydas isolate rCheMyd1 chromosome 9, rCheMyd1.pri.v2, whole genome shotgun sequence genome and harbors:
- the LOC102941277 gene encoding adiponectin, producing MTVLSTAFLKGLQQTIQDSKAAEFTMKLVPNLLLCLLLVVKLYHTETADDEEPQPPKGPCANWMGGAPGYPGHNGLPGRDGKDGKDGQKGENGEPGEPGPKGDTGEGGAPGIEGPRGFPGIPGMKGEKGEGAYIYQSAFSVGLTSRAPVPNIPIRFTKIFYNEQNHYDETTGKFHCSLPGLYYFAYHLTVYITDVKVSLYKKDKAVLFTYDQFQKNNVDQASGSVLLHLSAGEEVWLQVYGEEEKENNGVYADNINDSTFTGFLLYPDVDLH